In Crinalium epipsammum PCC 9333, the following are encoded in one genomic region:
- the uvrA gene encoding excinuclease ABC subunit UvrA has translation MPHPADISNLTTSPNGHHPSNKDENTIRIRGARQHNLKNIDLELPRDRLIVFTGVSGSGKSSLAFDTIFAEGQRRYVESLSAYARQFLGQLNKPDVDAIEGLSPAISIDQKSTSHNPRSTVGTVTEIYDYLRLLFGRAGVPHCPICDRSIVPQTIDEMCDRIMELPDRTRFQVLAPVVRGKKGTHAKLLSSLASEGFVRVRVDGVVYELSENIELDKNYTHTIEIVVDRLVKKPGIQERLTDSLTTCLRHANGIAVIDVIPDTSVQTDSSPNTRRYSENSTDFLKYQESSENKVTDNNQATPTNNDNDYQEITKEIVFSENFACPEHGAVMDELSPRLFSFNSPYGACPSCHGLGNLRTISPDLIVPDPEASVYSAIVPWAEKDNSYYLGLLYSVGQAYHFELQTIWKNLTAEQQHVILHGADKPIWMQERNDHRRYAGAIAILKRQYDDGSELQKQKLEQYLVDQPCEVCQGKRLKPEALSVRLGQHRILDLTSVSIGECRQRIDELKLSDRQAQIADLVLREIKARLQFLLDVGLDYLTLDRPAMTLSGGEAQRIRLATQIGAGLTGVLYVLDEPSIGLHQRDNGRLLNTLTKLRNLGNTLIVVEHDEETIRAADHLVDIGPGAGIHGGRIISQGNLDTLLQAEDSLTGAYLSGRKVINTPAERRDGNKRSLVIKNAYRNNLKNVDVEIPLGKLVSVTGVSGSGKSTLINELLYPALQHNLTRKVPFPKDLEKIDGLNAIDKVIVIDQSPIGRTPRSNPVTYTGIFDPIREVFCQTIEAKARGYKPGQFSFNVKGGRCEACSGQGVNVIEMNFLPDVYVQCEICKGDRYNRETLQVKYKNKSIADVLNMTVEEALEFFINIPRAASKLQTLADVGLGYIRLGQTAPTLSGGEAQRVKLATELSRRATGKTLYLIDEPTTGLSFYDVHKLLDVLQRLVDKGNSILVIEHNLDVIRCADWVIDLGPEGGDKGGEIIAVGTPEEVAKNNRSYTGQYLKQVLQQHPPTLVHNSDLKQ, from the coding sequence ATGCCTCATCCTGCCGACATCTCCAACCTCACAACCTCCCCAAACGGACATCACCCCAGCAACAAAGATGAAAACACTATCCGCATTCGGGGTGCGAGACAGCATAATTTAAAGAATATAGATCTAGAACTACCACGCGATCGCTTAATTGTCTTCACAGGCGTATCCGGTTCTGGTAAATCTTCCCTGGCTTTTGATACCATCTTTGCAGAAGGACAACGCCGCTACGTTGAATCTCTCAGCGCCTACGCGCGACAATTTTTAGGACAACTAAATAAACCAGATGTCGATGCGATCGAAGGTTTAAGTCCCGCTATCTCCATAGATCAAAAATCCACGTCCCACAACCCCCGCTCTACAGTTGGGACTGTTACCGAGATTTACGATTATCTGCGCCTACTATTTGGACGCGCTGGTGTACCTCATTGCCCAATATGCGATCGCTCTATCGTACCCCAAACTATAGATGAAATGTGCGATCGCATTATGGAACTTCCCGACCGCACCCGCTTTCAAGTTTTAGCCCCTGTAGTACGTGGTAAAAAAGGAACTCACGCAAAACTCCTATCTAGCCTTGCTTCTGAAGGATTCGTCCGCGTGCGCGTCGATGGTGTAGTATACGAATTATCCGAAAATATCGAGCTAGATAAAAACTATACCCACACTATTGAGATCGTTGTTGACCGCTTAGTTAAAAAGCCTGGTATACAAGAGCGTTTAACCGATTCTCTCACAACTTGCTTGCGTCATGCTAATGGAATTGCGGTGATTGATGTCATACCCGATACATCTGTACAGACAGACTCCTCACCCAATACACGACGGTATTCTGAAAATAGCACAGATTTTCTAAAATATCAAGAAAGTAGCGAAAATAAGGTTACAGACAATAATCAAGCAACCCCTACAAATAACGATAACGACTATCAGGAAATTACCAAAGAAATAGTATTTTCAGAAAACTTTGCTTGTCCCGAACATGGGGCGGTAATGGATGAACTTTCGCCAAGATTATTTTCTTTTAACTCCCCTTATGGCGCTTGTCCGAGTTGTCACGGGTTGGGTAATTTGCGGACGATATCACCAGATTTGATAGTACCCGATCCAGAAGCGTCAGTATATAGTGCGATCGTGCCTTGGGCAGAAAAAGATAATTCCTATTATTTGGGACTACTTTATAGTGTTGGACAAGCTTATCACTTTGAATTGCAAACTATTTGGAAGAATCTAACCGCCGAACAGCAGCACGTTATTTTGCATGGTGCTGATAAACCTATTTGGATGCAAGAGCGCAACGATCATAGACGTTATGCTGGTGCGATCGCAATCCTCAAACGTCAATATGATGATGGTTCGGAATTGCAAAAACAAAAATTAGAGCAGTATTTAGTCGATCAACCTTGCGAAGTTTGTCAAGGCAAAAGATTAAAACCAGAAGCCTTATCTGTACGGTTGGGACAACATCGGATATTAGATTTAACCAGTGTTTCAATTGGGGAATGTCGGCAACGGATAGATGAATTAAAATTGAGCGATCGCCAAGCGCAAATTGCTGACTTAGTACTGCGAGAAATTAAAGCTAGATTGCAATTTTTGTTAGATGTTGGGTTAGATTACCTGACATTAGATCGTCCCGCAATGACCCTTTCTGGTGGAGAAGCGCAACGGATTAGATTAGCTACACAAATTGGTGCAGGTTTAACAGGTGTACTCTATGTATTAGATGAACCAAGTATCGGATTGCATCAACGAGATAATGGGCGATTATTGAATACTTTAACTAAATTGCGTAACTTAGGAAATACCTTAATTGTTGTCGAGCATGATGAAGAAACAATTCGCGCTGCGGATCATTTAGTTGATATTGGTCCAGGTGCAGGTATTCATGGCGGAAGAATTATTTCTCAAGGAAACTTAGATACATTATTGCAAGCAGAAGACTCTTTAACTGGTGCTTATTTATCAGGAAGAAAAGTTATTAATACGCCAGCAGAGAGGCGCGACGGAAATAAGCGATCGCTCGTTATTAAAAATGCCTACCGCAACAACCTTAAAAATGTCGATGTAGAAATTCCACTAGGTAAACTTGTTTCAGTCACAGGGGTATCTGGTTCCGGTAAATCTACCTTAATTAACGAATTACTTTATCCAGCATTACAACACAATCTTACCCGTAAAGTACCATTTCCCAAAGACTTAGAAAAAATAGACGGACTCAACGCCATTGATAAAGTAATTGTAATCGATCAATCACCAATTGGTCGCACACCTAGATCTAATCCTGTTACTTACACAGGCATTTTTGATCCAATTCGGGAAGTATTTTGCCAAACTATCGAAGCTAAAGCAAGAGGTTATAAACCAGGGCAATTTTCTTTTAATGTTAAAGGGGGAAGATGCGAAGCTTGTAGCGGTCAAGGAGTGAATGTGATTGAGATGAACTTCTTACCAGATGTGTATGTGCAGTGTGAAATTTGTAAAGGCGATCGCTACAATCGTGAAACCTTACAAGTTAAGTACAAAAACAAATCCATTGCCGACGTACTTAACATGACAGTAGAAGAAGCCTTAGAGTTTTTTATTAATATTCCCCGCGCTGCAAGTAAGTTGCAAACCTTAGCCGATGTTGGTTTAGGATATATCCGTTTAGGACAAACAGCACCTACTTTATCTGGTGGAGAAGCGCAGCGCGTCAAATTAGCCACAGAATTATCCCGTCGCGCCACAGGGAAAACCTTATATTTAATAGATGAACCAACAACAGGTTTATCTTTTTATGATGTCCACAAATTACTAGATGTCTTGCAACGGTTAGTAGATAAAGGCAATTCAATTTTAGTAATTGAGCATAATTTAGATGTAATTCGTTGCGCCGACTGGGTAATAGATTTAGGTCCAGAAGGCGGGGATAAAGGCGGAGAAATTATTGCAGTGGGAACACCTGAAGAAGTAGCGAAGAATAATAGGTCTTATACGGGGCAATATTTAAAGCAAGTATTGCAGCAACATCCACCTACACTCGTTCATAATTCTGACCTAAAACAATAA